From Actinoplanes oblitus, a single genomic window includes:
- a CDS encoding alpha/beta hydrolase fold domain-containing protein, translating into MSSWQMRGVGLFTRLAYRRKFATEAAGRRTLARPKGPSAPPARLTRRCTVTSSREHGFDVHTVHAGPAPSATAVVYLHGGAYTSEIVGEHWSLIGEIAARTGCDVHVPIYGLAPAHHGLEALDFVTRVVAGLVAEGRRCYLAGDSAGGGLALLVAQATGGAGISGLTLLAPWLDLAMDNPGIDAIQPFDPWLVRPGLRPMAAAWAHGLDLKDPRISPLHGDLSVLPPVQILVGTRDITLADCRTLRERLPSGVALDYHEEPGALHVYPLLPVPEAGPGRDAVVAHIKRNS; encoded by the coding sequence ATGTCGAGTTGGCAGATGCGCGGCGTGGGACTGTTCACCCGGTTGGCGTACCGGCGGAAGTTCGCCACCGAGGCCGCGGGCCGGCGCACCCTGGCCCGGCCCAAGGGCCCGTCCGCCCCACCGGCCCGGCTGACGAGACGATGCACCGTCACCAGCTCGCGGGAACACGGATTCGACGTGCACACCGTGCACGCGGGGCCGGCGCCCAGCGCGACAGCTGTGGTCTATCTGCACGGCGGCGCCTACACCAGTGAGATCGTGGGGGAGCACTGGTCGCTGATCGGTGAGATCGCCGCGCGTACCGGCTGTGACGTGCACGTCCCGATCTACGGCCTGGCGCCGGCGCACCACGGGCTCGAAGCCCTCGACTTCGTGACCAGGGTGGTGGCCGGTCTCGTCGCCGAGGGACGCCGCTGCTACCTGGCCGGGGACTCGGCCGGCGGCGGCCTCGCGCTGCTGGTGGCGCAGGCAACCGGCGGTGCCGGGATCAGCGGGCTCACCCTGCTGGCACCCTGGCTGGACCTGGCGATGGACAACCCCGGGATCGACGCGATCCAGCCCTTCGACCCGTGGCTAGTCCGGCCCGGGCTGCGTCCGATGGCCGCCGCCTGGGCACACGGGCTGGACCTGAAGGACCCGCGGATCAGCCCGCTGCACGGCGACCTGTCCGTGCTGCCGCCGGTGCAGATCCTGGTCGGCACCCGGGACATCACCCTCGCCGACTGCCGGACGCTGCGGGAGCGGCTGCCGTCCGGTGTCGCTCTCGACTACCACGAGGAGCCCGGCGCGCTGCACGTCTATCCGCTGCTCCCGGTCCCCGAGGCGGGCCCCGGCCGGGACGCCGTCGTCGCCCACATCAAGCGCAATTCCTGA
- a CDS encoding lamin tail domain-containing protein — translation MRRTLGTISAIAVALGGSLFAAAPAEAAPSLRFDYARYDSPGTDNRSNKSLNAEWISLVNTGRTAVSLKGWKIVDRSRTYTFGNVTIAGNGGKVTLHTGKGTDTRTQLYWGSGNYVWNNTGDTATLKTKAGKTHDTCTWKKKTGRTGVAC, via the coding sequence ATGCGCAGAACGCTGGGCACGATCAGTGCGATCGCCGTCGCCCTGGGCGGCAGCCTGTTCGCCGCCGCGCCCGCCGAGGCCGCACCGTCACTGCGGTTCGACTACGCGCGGTACGACTCGCCGGGCACCGACAACCGCAGCAACAAGAGCTTGAACGCGGAGTGGATCTCGCTGGTCAACACCGGCCGGACCGCCGTCAGCCTGAAGGGCTGGAAGATCGTCGACAGGTCGCGGACCTACACGTTCGGCAACGTCACGATCGCCGGCAACGGCGGGAAGGTCACGCTGCACACCGGCAAGGGCACTGACACCAGGACGCAGCTCTACTGGGGTTCCGGCAACTACGTCTGGAACAACACCGGCGACACGGCCACGTTGAAGACCAAGGCCGGCAAGACGCACGACACCTGCACCTGGAAGAAGAAGACCGGGCGCACCGGAGTCGCCTGCTGA
- a CDS encoding carbohydrate ABC transporter permease, translating into MTNLAFEKSATTTKPVPAADRQRRINPLNGVAHVALFLWALATAGPLLWVVLASFKNNTEIFLGKPFALPESFSFSTYADAWSEAHIGQYFLNSVFVVAISTAGTMLLGAMAAYVLARYKFPGNRAIYYLFVSGLAFPTFMALAPLFGIVQSLGLLNSFTGLILVYIAYSLSFTVFFLVAFFKTLPHEIDEAALVDGAGHLRRFFQIMMPMAKSGLISITIFNIVGQWNQYLLPVVIMQGAGADSKWVLTQGIANISTQAGYHAEWSTLFAALTLSILPMIAVYAVFQRQIQAGLTAGAVK; encoded by the coding sequence ATGACCAACTTGGCTTTTGAGAAGTCCGCGACCACCACCAAGCCCGTCCCGGCTGCCGACAGGCAGCGCCGGATCAACCCGCTCAACGGGGTCGCGCACGTCGCGTTGTTCCTGTGGGCTCTGGCCACGGCCGGGCCGTTGCTCTGGGTCGTGCTGGCCTCGTTCAAGAACAACACCGAGATCTTCCTGGGCAAGCCGTTCGCGCTACCCGAGTCGTTCTCGTTCAGCACGTACGCCGACGCGTGGAGCGAGGCGCACATCGGGCAGTACTTCCTCAACAGCGTGTTCGTGGTGGCGATCAGCACCGCCGGGACGATGCTGCTCGGCGCGATGGCCGCCTACGTGCTGGCCCGCTACAAGTTCCCCGGTAACCGGGCGATCTACTACCTGTTCGTCTCCGGGCTGGCGTTCCCGACGTTCATGGCGCTGGCCCCGCTGTTCGGCATCGTGCAGAGCCTGGGACTGCTCAACAGCTTCACCGGGCTGATCCTGGTCTACATCGCGTACTCGCTGTCGTTCACGGTGTTCTTCCTGGTCGCGTTCTTCAAGACGCTGCCCCACGAGATCGACGAGGCCGCCCTGGTCGACGGGGCCGGACACCTGCGCCGGTTCTTCCAGATCATGATGCCGATGGCGAAATCCGGGCTGATCAGCATCACCATCTTCAACATCGTCGGGCAGTGGAACCAGTACCTGCTCCCCGTCGTGATCATGCAGGGCGCCGGCGCCGACTCGAAATGGGTCCTGACCCAGGGCATCGCCAACATCAGCACCCAGGCCGGCTACCACGCCGAATGGTCCACCCTGTTCGCCGCGCTCACCCTCTCCATCCTGCCGATGATCGCCGTTTACGCGGTCTTCCAGCGGCAGATCCAGGCCGGCCTCACCGCCGGCGCGGTCAAGTAA
- a CDS encoding carbohydrate ABC transporter permease → MRHGKYPFIIGFLVVPLALYLVFVVGAYLQMFQLSLTDWSGYGGFTYIGVENFQKLWDDSVFWIALRHNLYLLIVMPIVTIALALFFAFLLNSGGKKAGGVWGSKVYRVIFFFPQLLALAIVAVIFGRVFGSDKSGMINGLLPQSWTPWLFLADERWALTCILVVLVWQAVGFYVVLFSAGMGSIAEEIYEAAALDGATKVTLFFKITLPLLWDTLQVAWVYLGIAAFDAFALVNIMSVNHGGPNNSTQVLSMQIYLNAFQNSQAGYASALGVVLFFLTLTFAALTLRVTRRDAVAA, encoded by the coding sequence ATGCGGCACGGCAAGTATCCCTTCATCATCGGTTTCCTTGTCGTGCCGCTGGCGCTCTACCTGGTGTTCGTGGTCGGCGCGTATCTGCAGATGTTCCAGTTGTCGTTGACCGACTGGTCGGGTTACGGCGGGTTCACGTACATCGGGGTGGAGAACTTCCAGAAGTTGTGGGACGACTCGGTGTTCTGGATCGCGTTGCGGCACAACCTGTACCTGTTGATCGTGATGCCGATCGTGACGATCGCTCTGGCGTTGTTCTTCGCGTTCCTGCTCAATTCCGGTGGTAAGAAGGCCGGTGGGGTGTGGGGCTCGAAGGTGTACCGGGTGATCTTCTTCTTCCCGCAGCTGCTGGCGCTGGCGATCGTGGCGGTGATCTTCGGGCGGGTGTTCGGGTCGGACAAGTCCGGCATGATCAACGGGTTGTTGCCGCAGTCGTGGACGCCGTGGCTGTTCCTGGCCGACGAACGCTGGGCGCTGACCTGCATCCTGGTGGTCCTGGTGTGGCAGGCGGTCGGGTTCTACGTGGTGTTGTTCTCCGCCGGGATGGGTTCGATCGCCGAGGAGATCTACGAGGCCGCCGCGCTGGACGGGGCCACCAAGGTCACCCTGTTCTTCAAGATCACGCTGCCGTTGCTGTGGGACACCCTGCAGGTCGCCTGGGTCTATCTGGGTATCGCCGCGTTCGACGCGTTCGCCCTGGTCAACATCATGTCGGTGAACCACGGCGGGCCGAACAACAGCACCCAGGTGCTGAGCATGCAGATCTACCTGAACGCGTTCCAGAACTCGCAGGCCGGCTACGCGTCAGCGCTCGGCGTGGTGCTGTTCTTCCTGACCCTGACGTTCGCCGCGCTGACCCTGCGGGTCACCCGCCGCGACGCCGTGGCGGCCTGA
- the ngcE gene encoding N-acetylglucosamine/diacetylchitobiose ABC transporter substrate-binding protein, which translates to MSEITKSELDRRTLLRRAAAVGLVAAPGVSFLSACAGSDDNGDDTKQATGTKSADNPLGIDPKAGIEIVIFDGGLGTKYATDVDTPLYNSKWPDSKVTYSATQQVATTIKPRLNSGTAPDMINNSGSDIMDFGAIVKAGQAADLSDLFAAPSLDIAGKTVAETLVPGAVQQGTYDGKPFAVNYSFTVFGLWYNKKLFAKNNWTIPTTWADFTALLDKIKAAGITPFGYAGANASYYMVRAIMTSAAKIGTEQVLKDIDNLKPGAWTNDAVKQAAAAWGEIGKKYINPSFLGLKHTEVQLQQNQDKVAFYPCGSWLENEQAASTPAGFEYAMMTYPSVTASDKLPAAAINAAAGEIYFAAAKSKNPQGGKEYLRTMLSKKAALEFTKLTKSLTVVAGAADGVTISPGLTSANDALGKAGQDVFMGYLFDTWYKKLDDASREAANQLMFKGGDAQKFCDTMEAASQAVAKDSSITKFTRS; encoded by the coding sequence GCGACCGGCACCAAGTCGGCCGACAATCCGCTGGGTATCGACCCGAAGGCCGGTATCGAGATCGTGATCTTCGATGGTGGTCTCGGTACCAAGTACGCCACCGATGTGGACACTCCGCTGTACAACAGCAAGTGGCCGGACTCGAAGGTGACCTACTCGGCGACGCAGCAGGTCGCTACCACGATCAAGCCGCGGCTGAACTCCGGTACCGCGCCCGACATGATCAACAACTCGGGTTCGGACATCATGGACTTCGGTGCGATCGTGAAGGCCGGGCAGGCCGCTGACCTGTCGGATCTGTTCGCGGCGCCGTCGCTGGACATCGCCGGTAAGACGGTGGCCGAGACGCTGGTGCCGGGTGCGGTGCAGCAGGGCACCTACGACGGTAAGCCGTTCGCGGTGAACTACTCGTTCACGGTCTTCGGGCTCTGGTACAACAAGAAGCTGTTCGCGAAGAACAACTGGACGATCCCGACGACCTGGGCGGACTTCACCGCGCTGCTCGACAAGATCAAGGCGGCGGGCATCACCCCGTTCGGGTACGCGGGGGCGAACGCGTCGTATTACATGGTCCGGGCGATCATGACGTCGGCGGCGAAGATCGGCACCGAGCAGGTGCTCAAGGACATCGACAACCTGAAGCCGGGTGCGTGGACCAACGACGCGGTCAAGCAGGCCGCCGCCGCGTGGGGTGAGATCGGCAAGAAGTACATCAACCCCTCCTTCCTGGGTCTGAAGCACACCGAGGTGCAGCTGCAGCAGAACCAGGACAAGGTCGCGTTCTACCCGTGCGGCTCGTGGCTGGAGAACGAGCAGGCGGCCAGCACTCCGGCCGGCTTCGAGTACGCGATGATGACGTACCCGTCGGTCACCGCGTCGGACAAGCTGCCGGCGGCGGCGATCAACGCGGCGGCCGGTGAGATCTACTTCGCGGCGGCCAAGAGCAAGAACCCGCAGGGTGGCAAGGAGTACCTGCGCACCATGCTGTCGAAGAAGGCGGCGCTGGAGTTCACCAAGCTGACCAAGTCGCTGACCGTGGTCGCCGGCGCGGCCGACGGGGTGACCATCAGCCCCGGGCTGACCTCCGCGAACGACGCGCTGGGCAAGGCCGGCCAGGACGTGTTCATGGGTTACCTGTTCGACACCTGGTACAAGAAGCTCGACGACGCCTCCCGTGAGGCCGCCAACCAGCTGATGTTCAAGGGCGGCGACGCGCAGAAGTTCTGCGACACCATGGAGGCCGCCTCGCAGGCCGTCGCCAAGGACTCGTCGATCACCAAGTTCACCCGCTCCTGA